The proteins below are encoded in one region of Enhydrobacter sp.:
- a CDS encoding amino acid ABC transporter permease: MEEIVQSFFNAEIARAAMPIVLAGLLNTVLLSLLVVPLGLIGGLILALLGQAKSPAARWPLMAWVDFFRAFPPLVLLILLFAGLPFAGLELGGFACVAIAFFLNTGAYYGEILRAGIESIPRSQVEAARSTGLSSLQTMTWVVLPQAVRNVLPDLLSNTLEVVKLTSLGSVVAVPELLFQARQAQSVTFNPTPIVMAAVIYFLILWPVVRLLSRLENRALAVRG; the protein is encoded by the coding sequence ATGGAAGAGATAGTCCAGTCCTTCTTCAACGCGGAGATCGCCCGGGCGGCCATGCCGATCGTGCTGGCGGGCCTCCTGAACACGGTGCTGCTGTCGCTGCTGGTCGTGCCGCTCGGCCTGATCGGCGGGTTGATCCTGGCGCTGCTCGGCCAGGCGAAAAGCCCGGCGGCGCGCTGGCCGCTGATGGCCTGGGTGGACTTCTTCCGCGCTTTCCCGCCGCTCGTCCTGCTGATCCTGCTGTTCGCCGGCCTGCCGTTTGCGGGCCTCGAGCTGGGCGGCTTCGCCTGCGTCGCCATCGCCTTCTTCCTGAACACCGGCGCCTACTACGGCGAGATCCTGCGCGCCGGCATCGAATCCATCCCGCGCAGCCAGGTGGAGGCCGCCCGTTCGACCGGCCTGTCGAGCCTGCAGACCATGACCTGGGTCGTCCTGCCCCAGGCGGTGCGCAACGTCCTGCCCGACCTCCTGTCGAACACGCTGGAGGTGGTGAAGCTCACCTCGCTCGGCAGCGTGGTGGCGGTACCCGAACTCCTGTTCCAGGCGCGGCAGGCCCAGAGCGTCACCTTCAATCCAACGCCCATCGTGATGGCGGCGGTGATCTATTTCCTGATCCTGTGGCCCGTCGTGCGACTGCTGAGCCGGCTCGAGAACCGGGCGCTGGCGGTCAGAGGATAG